One genomic segment of Streptomyces sp. TLI_146 includes these proteins:
- a CDS encoding PIG-L deacetylase family protein, whose amino-acid sequence MTRLPLPDADGIYTFPTDLIAAHREWMDSLSEAKEIMTLTSPLPLSPYWIERREPSGRPVVVIEPHHDDFILSASGYFLAHPRPLTVVTTFTRSRSVHPSLESTYSSVESVSDLRDREAAQSLLPLGAARVGLRFKDAEKPYRPPEPAQVDQITTQLAEVLDGMEEAELIAPAAVTRHPDHLAVHEAARRLGCRWFWEDVAFWSTYALSGCDRQLFRERVGDELRPEVKDITSTVLDKVTLLHMHGSQMRPARKMYRPIRHAHTVAADMLPDAEGRTQGQYAERFYRLGGTR is encoded by the coding sequence GTGACTCGCCTTCCCCTGCCGGACGCCGACGGCATCTACACCTTCCCCACCGACCTCATAGCCGCCCACCGGGAGTGGATGGACTCCCTGAGCGAGGCGAAGGAGATCATGACGCTGACCTCGCCGCTGCCCCTCTCGCCGTACTGGATCGAGCGACGCGAGCCGTCCGGACGGCCGGTCGTCGTCATCGAGCCCCACCACGACGACTTCATCCTGTCCGCCTCCGGGTACTTCCTCGCCCATCCCCGGCCGCTGACCGTCGTCACCACCTTTACCCGCTCCCGCAGCGTCCACCCCTCCCTCGAAAGCACCTACAGCAGCGTGGAATCGGTCTCCGACCTCCGTGACCGCGAGGCCGCCCAGTCCTTATTACCTCTCGGAGCCGCCCGAGTAGGGCTCAGGTTCAAGGACGCCGAGAAGCCCTACCGGCCTCCCGAGCCCGCACAGGTGGACCAGATCACCACCCAGCTCGCCGAAGTGCTGGATGGGATGGAGGAGGCCGAGCTGATCGCCCCGGCCGCCGTCACGCGCCACCCCGACCATCTCGCCGTCCACGAGGCTGCCCGCCGCCTGGGCTGCCGCTGGTTCTGGGAAGACGTCGCGTTCTGGTCGACCTACGCGCTATCCGGCTGCGATCGACAGTTGTTCCGGGAGCGGGTCGGGGACGAGCTCAGGCCGGAGGTGAAGGACATCACCAGCACCGTCCTGGACAAGGTGACCCTGCTGCACATGCACGGCTCCCAGATGCGTCCGGCGCGGAAAATGTACCGGCCGATCCGGCACGCGCACACGGTGGCCGCCGACATGCTGCCGGACGCCGAGGGGCGGACGCAGGGTCAGTACGCGGAGCGGTTCTACCGGCTCGGGGGGACACGATGA
- a CDS encoding glycosyltransferase, whose protein sequence is MTDRDPDLSVIIPAYNEADYLPRYLPTVFASLRFWEAASGQRGEVIVVDNASTDDTTTIAKELGSRVVTELVRSIGLVRNTGARAAEGRMLFFADADVALPLEAISAAVAAMEDGAVGGAIPPLYTPARLGARLLCAYWDHHRSRHGGAQGVTQFCTLDAFKAVHGYRPDYFMGEDMEFFARLTAHGRTAGPVAVLEDLRVRPSTRRYDTWSTARMLRWQNPLIVRFGLTSPRLWRHWYATTVR, encoded by the coding sequence GTGACCGACCGCGATCCCGACCTGTCGGTGATCATCCCCGCCTACAACGAAGCCGACTACCTTCCCCGCTACCTGCCCACCGTCTTCGCGTCCCTGCGCTTTTGGGAAGCCGCCTCCGGCCAGCGCGGAGAAGTGATCGTCGTGGATAACGCCTCCACTGACGACACCACCACCATCGCGAAGGAGTTGGGCTCCCGCGTGGTGACGGAGCTGGTCCGGAGCATCGGTCTGGTCCGCAACACCGGAGCCCGGGCTGCCGAGGGCCGGATGCTGTTCTTCGCGGACGCCGACGTGGCCCTGCCGCTGGAGGCGATCTCGGCCGCAGTCGCCGCGATGGAAGACGGGGCCGTCGGCGGAGCGATCCCGCCGCTCTACACCCCCGCCCGGCTCGGCGCCCGTCTGCTGTGTGCCTACTGGGATCACCACCGCTCCCGCCACGGAGGGGCCCAAGGAGTCACCCAGTTCTGCACCCTCGACGCCTTCAAGGCTGTGCACGGGTACCGACCGGACTACTTCATGGGCGAGGACATGGAGTTCTTCGCCCGCCTGACGGCCCACGGCCGCACGGCCGGCCCGGTCGCGGTCCTGGAGGATTTGCGGGTGCGGCCCTCCACGCGCCGCTACGACACCTGGTCCACGGCCCGGATGCTGCGGTGGCAGAACCCGCTGATCGTCCGGTTCGGCCTGACCTCCCCGCGCCTGTGGCGCCACTGGTACGCCACCACCGTCCGATGA